AATTGCAGGGGGGCAGTTTGACTGTCACGAGTACCCTGGGCCAAGGTAGTGAGTTTAGGTTTTCCCTACCATTGGTCTGAAGGCTGATCGCCCCTGGGAAAATGTTTGTAACACTTTCAGCCAGAATAATCCCCGCTTACCTTCCCCAGTCAAACCCAGACAAAGATAAGGTAGAGTTGTGGTTTGGCATTATTCCAACATTATGCACAAGAAATCAAAGGCCCAATTGCAGGATTATTTCAAGGATTTAACCGCAATAGGGAATGCTTCATCGGAGCAGATGGAGGCCAACCGGGATGGCATCCAGGGGGAAACGGAGGAAAATATTAATCCTCCCCCGCAAAATCCGAAAAAAAGGCTATCTTTACCGAATTTATCTAGTCCGTCCTTGGCAGCAGAGGCGGAAAACCTAGAAAGTGCAGGGCAACCTGGGTCAGACTACTTATCTAATTCATTCGGCCAAGCTAATAAAGCCAATGTTGCCGTTGCGCCGGTAAATTCAGATTACATTGCCCCAGAGAAATTGGAAGATCAACCCGGGGATTTTTTCGGCGGTAAACGCTGGTTCTGGTTGGGAGGGATTTTAGTGCTGTTGGTGGGGGGCACGGCCCTGACTCTGCCCAAGGCTTTGGAAATGGTGAACGGTTGGCGACAGGAAGCCCAACTCAAAGCTTACGAGCAGGAACAACACCAAGATTCCGAGGTGCTCAGGCTGGCTCTATTGCCCCCAGATCAAAGACGGAGTAAGTTGGAGGCGATCGCCAACCAAGAAGTATTATCCCTGGAAAGAAGTCGGGCTAGGTTTTTGCTAGCAGGGGATTTGTTGGCGGAATTTGAGGGAGGGCCGGCGCTCCGAGTATTAGAAGGATTGGAAGTGCAATATCCAGTGTTAGCGCCCTACATTTTGCTGATGCGGGGCCGGGGCTATCAATTGAGCAACGAAAATGACCAAGCGGAAGCTACTTGGCAAGACATTTTAGACCAATATCCCGATTCCCCTGTGGTAGTCAATGCCCTGGAAAATTTGGGCAGTTTGGATGAAACCTATTGGCAACAGGCGATCGCCGACCATCCGGGCCATCCCCGCACCTTGGCTATTCTCCACCAGCAGTTGGAAAGTGAACCTAATGCTCTAGAAATCCAACGGCAAATTTTGCAAAATCATCCCACCGATGGCCGCACTGCTGCTGTGATTAATTCCCTCACAGCCAATCGCCAAGGAGAGTTAACCCCTGAGGATTGGCAGGCCATGGGGGACAACTTTTGGCACCGCCGCATCTATAACCAGGCGATCGCCCCTTATGAAAAGGCTCCCAGCAATGCCCGTAATCTTTATCGTTTAGCCAGGGCCCAACAGATTAGCAAACTAGATAATGAAGCAAAGGAAAATTATCGCCAATTAATTGCCACCTACCCCGACAGCGAAGAAACCGCTTTAGCCCTGCGACGTTTAGCGGAATTGGTCCCCCCCAGGGAAGGGGTGCAATATTTACAGCAGTTAGAGCAACAATTTCCTGACCAAGGGGCCTCTGCCTTGGCGGCCCGCATAGATCTGCTGGCGAAATTTGATGCTAACCAAGCCCAACAGGCCCGGCAAGCTCTCCTGCAAAAGTACCCCAATTCCGATGCTGCGGCTGATTACCGTTGGCGTCAGGCCCAGGAGTTTGCTAAAGCCGGCAATTACACTGAAGCTTGGCGCTGGGCCAAGGAAATTGCCAATCAAAATCCCCAGAGTGACGTTACCCCCAAAGCGATTTTTTGGATCGGGAAATGGGCCCAACAACTAGGGCGATCGGCTGATTCCAAGGCCGCTTTTGAAACAGTCTTGGCTAAATATCCCCAGTCCTACTACGCTTGGCGATCGGCGGTATTACTGGGTTGGCAGGTGGGGGACTTTAACTCGGTGCGTTTCCTCAACCCCCCGGTGACGGTGCCGGATCAGCGCCCCTTACCCCCGGCCGGTTCCCCCACCTTTCGGGAGTTGTATCGTCTTGCCCAGGATCAAGAGGCGATCGAACTTTTCAATGCGGAAGTTCGGGCCCGGGCAGAAGGGGAAGCCACACCGGAGCTAACGGTAAATGAAGGTTTTACAGAAGCTTTACTCAAGCTGACCCAACAGGAGTATTTACAGGGCATCAACCAAGTCCTGAACTTGCGCAATCCTGAAGACCCGGAACAGAGAAAACAATGGGAAGAACTACGGAGTACCAGGGATTATTGGCAAACCCTCTTTCCT
The genomic region above belongs to Synechocystis sp. PCC 6803 substr. PCC-P and contains:
- a CDS encoding transglycosylase SLT domain-containing protein, with protein sequence MHKKSKAQLQDYFKDLTAIGNASSEQMEANRDGIQGETEENINPPPQNPKKRLSLPNLSSPSLAAEAENLESAGQPGSDYLSNSFGQANKANVAVAPVNSDYIAPEKLEDQPGDFFGGKRWFWLGGILVLLVGGTALTLPKALEMVNGWRQEAQLKAYEQEQHQDSEVLRLALLPPDQRRSKLEAIANQEVLSLERSRARFLLAGDLLAEFEGGPALRVLEGLEVQYPVLAPYILLMRGRGYQLSNENDQAEATWQDILDQYPDSPVVVNALENLGSLDETYWQQAIADHPGHPRTLAILHQQLESEPNALEIQRQILQNHPTDGRTAAVINSLTANRQGELTPEDWQAMGDNFWHRRIYNQAIAPYEKAPSNARNLYRLARAQQISKLDNEAKENYRQLIATYPDSEETALALRRLAELVPPREGVQYLQQLEQQFPDQGASALAARIDLLAKFDANQAQQARQALLQKYPNSDAAADYRWRQAQEFAKAGNYTEAWRWAKEIANQNPQSDVTPKAIFWIGKWAQQLGRSADSKAAFETVLAKYPQSYYAWRSAVLLGWQVGDFNSVRFLNPPVTVPDQRPLPPAGSPTFRELYRLAQDQEAIELFNAEVRARAEGEATPELTVNEGFTEALLKLTQQEYLQGINQVLNLRNPEDPEQRKQWEELRSTRDYWQTLFPFPYQQLIFEWSEKRQVNPFLVTALIRQESRFEKNIQSPVGATGLMQIMPATAEWIAPQIGLKEYSLTDPTDNVNMGTWYFDHTHKTYNNNSALAVASYNAGPGNVAKWLQEFNNADPDLFVERIPFAETKGYVESVFGNYWNYLRIYDPDVEKLMGQVGKN